In one window of Erythrolamprus reginae isolate rEryReg1 chromosome 1, rEryReg1.hap1, whole genome shotgun sequence DNA:
- the C1H11orf96 gene encoding uncharacterized protein C11orf96 homolog — translation MAAAATAAAKPAELMGICSSYQAVMPHFLCMAEEFPQPIRPAKLAKGKLRRPRQSRFKTQPVTFDEIQEVEEEGVSPMEEEKAKKSFLQSLECLRRSTQNLSLQKEKKLSSCSRLRNSLDSSDSDSAL, via the coding sequence ATGGCAGCCGCCGCCACAGCCGCCGCCAAGCCCGCCGAGTTAATGGGCATCTGCTCGAGCTACCAGGCGGTGATGCCGCACTTCTTGTGCATGGCCGAGGAATTCCCTCAGCCCATCCGGCCCGCCAAGCTGGCCAAAGGCAAGTTGCGCAGACCCCGCCAGTCCCGCTTCAAAACGCAGCCGGTGACCTTCGACGAGATccaagaagtggaggaggaaggcGTCTCCCccatggaggaggagaaagccaaaAAGTCGTTCCTGCAGTCCCTCGAGTGCCTCCGCCGCAGCACCCAGAACCTCAGCTTGCAGAAGGAGAAGAAGCTGAGCAGCTGCAGCCGCCTGAGGAACAGCCTGGACTCCTCCGACTCGGACTCGGCCCTCTGA